The following are from one region of the Aspergillus chevalieri M1 DNA, chromosome 1, nearly complete sequence genome:
- the RPL20 gene encoding 60S ribosomal eL20 domain-containing protein (COG:J;~EggNog:ENOG410PJYU;~InterPro:IPR023573,IPR028877;~PFAM:PF01775;~go_component: GO:0005840 - ribosome [Evidence IEA];~go_function: GO:0003735 - structural constituent of ribosome [Evidence IEA];~go_process: GO:0006412 - translation [Evidence IEA]) has protein sequence MRIFAPNPVVAKSRFWYFLTQLRKVKKANGEIVSLNVIAEKRPTKVKNFGIWLRYDSRSGTHNMYKEFREMSRTDAVEALYQDMAARHRARFGSISVCILSDSLIPNPLSNPLSQYRSSRSSRSTTPRTSAAPTSSSSSPRTSSSLCLTALPSLLARRSSPTRGHLPSHKCDVRGFGSRSVWMNNNDTAIACNEDIKHAENTACIYHSENGKDGFDVTLVLCSDGFSSLYHKKQNLGFLFSVHDFSRPWCIQCLNDDVAFFLFSSISRE, from the exons ATGCGCATCTTTGCGCCCAACCCTGTCGTGGCCAAGTCCCGGTTCTGGTACTTCTTGACCCAGCTCCGCAAGGTCAAGAAGGCCAACGGTGAGATCGTCAGCCTCAATGTG ATCGCCGAGAAGCGCCCCACCAAGGTCAAGAACTTCGGTATTTGGCTCCGCTACGACTCGCGCTCCGGTACCCACAACATGTACAAGGAGTTCCGTGAGATGAGCCGTACCGACGCCGTTGAGGCCCTCTACCAGGACATGGCTGCCCGTCACCGTGCCCGTTTCGGCTCCATCAGCGTATGCATCCTATCCGACTCTCTGATTCCGAATCCACTGTCTAACCCGTTATCGCAATATAGATCCTCAAGGTCGTCGAGGTCGACAACGCCGAGAACATCCGCCGCCCCTACATCAAGCAGCTCCTCACCAAGGACCTCAAGTTCCCTCTGCCTCACCGCGCTGCCAAGCCTGCTGGCAAGAAGATCTTCGCCTACTCGCGGCCATCTACCTTCGCATAAATGTGATGTTAGGGGTTTTGGGAGTAGGAGTGTGTGGATGAACAATAATGATACAGCCATAGCATGCAATGAGGACATAAAGCACGCAGAGAACACAGCGTGTATTTACCACTCAGAAAATGGGAAGGATGGTTTTGATGTCACTCTAGTCCTCTGCAGCGACGGTTTTTCAAGTTTATATCACAAAAAACAAAACTTggggtttcttttctcgGTTCATGATTTTTCCCGGCCATGGTGTATACAATGTTTGAATGATGATGTagctttttttctcttctcttcgaTAAGTAGAGAGTAG
- the MCR1 gene encoding cytochrome b5 reductase family protein (COG:M;~EggNog:ENOG410PFBX;~InterPro:IPR001834,IPR001709,IPR001433,IPR017927, IPR008333,IPR017938,IPR039261;~PFAM:PF00175,PF00970;~go_function: GO:0016491 - oxidoreductase activity [Evidence IEA];~go_process: GO:0055114 - oxidation-reduction process [Evidence IEA]) produces the protein MFARQAFRCSQSFKQGLRKYSTEAPKGKSLTPIYLTVGLAGAGIGFYRYSTGAATAESPKDRQKVFVGGDQGWVDLKLAEVETLSHNTKRFRFEFEDKEAVSGLNVASALLAKFKPAGAEKPVIRPYTPTNDEDKPGELEFVIKAYPNGPMSEHFHSLNVGQRMEFKGPLPKYPWEANKHNHIALIAGGTGITPMYQLARQIFKNPDDKTKVTLVFGNVSEEDILLKKELQDLENTYPQRFKAFYVLDNPPEGWTGGKGYITKDLLKTVLPEPKEDNIKLFVCGPPGLYKAISGTKVSPKDQGELDGVLKELGYNKDQVFKF, from the exons ATGTTCGCACGTCAAGCTTTCAGGTGCTCGCAGTCCTTCAAGCAG GGTCTTCGCAAGTACTCTACTGAGGCCCCCAAGGGCAAGTCGTTGACTCCCATCTACCTCACCGTCGGTCTTGCGGGTGCCGGTATCGGATTCTACCGCTATAGCACCGGTGCTGCTACCGCTGAGTCCCCCAAGGACCGCCAGAAGGTTTTCGTCGGTGGTGACCAAGGATGGGTTGACCTGAAGCTCGCGGAAGTTGAGACTCTGAGCCACAACACCAAGCGTTTCCGCTTTGAGTTTGAGGACAAGGAGGCTGTTTCTGGCTTGAACGTTGCTT CTGCTCTTTTGGCCAAATTCAAGCCTGCTGGTGCTGAGAAGCCCGTTATCCGCCCTTACACCCCCACTAACGATGAGG ACAAACCCGGTGAGCTCGAATTCGTCATCAAGGCGTACCCCAACGGACCCATGTCGGAGCACTTCCACAGCTTGAACGTCGGCCAGCGCATGGAATTCAAGGGCCCCCTTCCCAAGTATCCCTGGGAGGCTAACAAGCACAACCACATCGCCTTGATCGCTGGTGGTACCGGTATTACTCCCATGTACCAGTTAGCTCGCCAGATCTTCAAGAACCCCGACGACAAGACCAAGGTTACTCTGGTGTTCGGTAACGTCAGCGAGGAAGACATCCTTCTGAAGAAGGAGCTCCAAGATCTCGAGAACACCTACCCTCAGCGCTTCAAGGCCTTCTACGTCCTGGACAACCCTCCCGAGGGCTGGACCGGCGGCAAGGGCTACATCACCAAGGACCTGCTGAAGACCGTCCTCCCCGAGCCCAAGGAGGACAATATCAAGCTCTTCGTCTGCGGACCTCCCGGCTTGTACAAGGCCATCAGTGGCACCAAGGTCAGCCCCAAGGACCAGGGCGAGTTGGATGGTGTCCTGAAGGAGCTTGGCTACAACAAGGACCAGGTCTTCAAGTTCTAA